The proteins below are encoded in one region of bacterium:
- the mutL gene encoding DNA mismatch repair endonuclease MutL: protein MAREAAQGPGRRPRRIRVLDNATIDRIAAGEVIERPASIVKELVENALDAGARSLTITMEDGGLTSLTIEDDGHGIPFAELPLAFERHATSKIAAAADIMQVGSFGFRGEALASIASVSRVRCVSRCEDEELGGLIELEGGELVRREPAPRNRGTTITVSDLFYNTPARRKFTKTAQAEKRAIMKLLTQLALAHQDVRWLVRSGRDVALDLRPATSLTDRVRDLLGGSVMTHLARFELEKGGFSIGGLASRPTWTRGNREQQFLFINRRPVENRALSQAIVQAYREVVPAGRFPVVIAFLQVPAGEVDVNVHPAKTEVRLLLEREIFGMLKKALAEGLSLRRADDLRPWDGRGAADEDEPDSPARVAQAQDDYLRRYFQRGASAGYEYKGVPQGQGELFGAAALRPRATGEDGDDRVWSGASEPPLHSAPFWQLHRTYIVTQIRGGLVLIDQHNSHERILYNEAKKAVEAEGGFGVPTQQLLFPAHLELTPGQVQAWQAHAGQLASMGFTIEPFGGQSILVQGIPASLKNWNEGQLLLDMLDDLAWDDQPSRENQVDLLASYACHGAVRAGEPLTVPEMQNLVDQLFATDTPLSCPHGRPTLIQFSLAELEKRFGRT from the coding sequence ATGGCCCGCGAAGCCGCCCAAGGTCCCGGCCGACGTCCGCGTCGGATCCGGGTGCTGGACAACGCCACCATCGACCGCATCGCCGCCGGCGAGGTCATCGAACGGCCCGCCTCCATCGTCAAGGAGCTCGTGGAGAACGCCCTCGACGCCGGCGCCCGCAGCCTCACGATCACCATGGAGGACGGCGGCCTGACGAGCCTGACCATCGAGGACGACGGCCATGGCATCCCCTTCGCCGAACTGCCCTTGGCCTTCGAGCGGCACGCCACGAGCAAGATCGCCGCGGCGGCCGACATCATGCAGGTCGGCAGCTTCGGCTTCCGCGGCGAGGCCCTCGCCTCGATCGCCTCGGTCAGCCGCGTGCGCTGCGTCAGCCGCTGCGAGGACGAGGAGCTCGGCGGACTGATCGAGCTGGAGGGCGGCGAGCTGGTGCGGCGCGAACCGGCGCCCCGCAACCGCGGCACCACGATCACCGTCAGCGATCTCTTCTACAACACGCCCGCCCGCCGGAAATTCACGAAGACGGCCCAGGCCGAGAAGCGCGCCATCATGAAGCTGCTGACCCAGCTCGCCCTGGCCCACCAGGACGTGCGCTGGCTCGTGCGCTCGGGCCGGGACGTGGCCCTGGACCTGCGGCCGGCCACCAGCCTCACCGACCGCGTGCGCGACCTGCTCGGTGGCTCGGTCATGACCCACCTGGCCCGCTTCGAGCTGGAGAAGGGGGGCTTCAGCATCGGCGGTCTCGCCTCGCGCCCCACCTGGACCCGCGGCAACCGCGAGCAGCAGTTCCTCTTCATCAACCGACGGCCGGTGGAGAACCGCGCCCTGAGCCAGGCCATCGTGCAGGCCTACCGCGAGGTCGTGCCGGCCGGACGCTTCCCGGTCGTCATCGCCTTCCTGCAGGTGCCCGCCGGCGAGGTCGACGTGAACGTGCATCCGGCCAAGACCGAGGTCCGGCTGCTGCTCGAGCGCGAGATCTTCGGCATGCTCAAGAAGGCCCTCGCCGAGGGACTCAGCCTGCGCCGCGCCGACGACCTGCGGCCCTGGGACGGCCGCGGCGCCGCCGACGAAGACGAGCCCGACTCGCCGGCCCGGGTCGCCCAGGCCCAGGACGACTACCTGCGCCGCTACTTCCAGCGCGGCGCCTCGGCGGGCTACGAGTACAAGGGCGTGCCGCAGGGGCAGGGCGAACTCTTCGGCGCGGCGGCCCTGCGGCCGCGGGCGACGGGGGAGGACGGCGACGACCGCGTCTGGTCCGGTGCCAGCGAGCCGCCGCTCCACTCGGCGCCGTTCTGGCAGCTGCACCGCACCTACATCGTCACCCAGATCCGCGGCGGGCTCGTGCTCATCGACCAGCACAACAGCCACGAACGCATCCTCTACAACGAGGCCAAGAAGGCGGTCGAGGCCGAGGGCGGCTTCGGCGTCCCGACCCAGCAGCTGCTCTTCCCGGCCCACCTCGAGCTGACGCCGGGCCAGGTGCAGGCGTGGCAGGCCCATGCGGGGCAGCTCGCGTCCATGGGCTTCACCATCGAGCCTTTCGGCGGGCAGAGCATCCTGGTGCAGGGCATCCCGGCCAGCCTGAAGAACTGGAACGAGGGCCAGCTCCTGCTCGACATGCTCGACGACCTCGCCTGGGACGACCAGCCCAGCCGTGAGAACCAGGTCGACCTGCTGGCGAGCTACGCCTGCCACGGCGCCGTGCGGGCCGGCGAACCCCTGACCGTGCCCGAGATGCAGAACCTGGTCGACCAGCTCTTCGCCACCGACACGCCCCTCAGCTGTCCCCACGGACGTCCGACCCTGATCCAATTCTCCCTCGCCGAGTTGGAGAAGCGCTTCGGGCGCACGTGA